A single genomic interval of Leptospira semungkisensis harbors:
- a CDS encoding HD family phosphohydrolase, producing MESKFQQYIVTDSKTLGLRLSILKNRMVPELLTLEEFFESTSIRDTPQFVNIVFYISSAGLEAEHKKIREQLKMNPLILGRFLLNADLGYEGYKNTEIEDDLIFGLLPDITSDLHICKALANAFLNLQMITDQFDLLHKINTAKYEINRLTRIGISLANEKDFDKLLREILYSAREICNADSGSLYLVEQDDIGFVKNLRFKISALSIDTEEFILPINKSSIAGYVAETGKVLNIPDVYNLPNSSEFSFNRNFDILSTYHTKSMLVVPMKGHRGDVVGVLQLINRKRNFSQKLTVEQMKGEEIQPFDDYSAQLVLGVAGQAAVAIQNNYLLREIETLFEGFVTASVNAIEARDPTTSGHSFRVAQLTVGLAETLDSVSDGKYRDTKFSKEQIKEIRYASLLHDFGKVGVREKVLVKAKKLEDLEIDLIDWRFRYLRKDFESKLNIRKIEYLKKHGSLGYSEFEKAIEFEYAEECKRLNSMFQIIAQSNEPSILEEANSQFLEDIAKMQYVTTEGESVELISPYEFSFLTIRKGSLDFDERKEIESHVEHTFQFLSKIPWTNDLKMVPSIAHAHHEKLNGTGYPRGLAGEDIPVQSRIMTIADIFDALTDQDRPYKKAVPLDRALDILEMEAKENHLDKDLLNVFIEARVWERLNHTQIK from the coding sequence ATGGAATCCAAGTTTCAGCAATATATCGTAACGGATTCCAAGACCCTTGGGCTGAGACTCTCCATTCTTAAGAACAGGATGGTGCCTGAACTCCTGACCTTGGAAGAATTCTTCGAGTCCACTTCCATCAGAGACACTCCTCAATTCGTAAACATCGTATTCTATATTTCGAGTGCGGGTCTCGAAGCAGAACATAAGAAAATTCGAGAACAACTCAAGATGAACCCACTCATTTTAGGTAGGTTCCTGCTGAACGCAGACTTAGGTTATGAGGGCTATAAGAATACCGAGATCGAAGACGATCTGATTTTCGGATTACTGCCGGATATTACAAGCGATCTACATATTTGTAAGGCTCTTGCAAATGCGTTTCTAAATCTACAGATGATTACGGATCAATTTGATCTATTACATAAAATTAATACTGCAAAATATGAGATCAATCGTCTGACTCGAATAGGTATTAGTCTTGCGAATGAGAAAGATTTCGATAAACTCTTGAGAGAGATCCTTTATAGCGCGAGAGAGATCTGCAATGCAGATTCAGGCTCTCTCTATTTGGTGGAACAGGACGATATCGGTTTCGTAAAAAATCTCAGGTTTAAGATCTCTGCTTTGAGCATAGATACAGAAGAATTCATTCTTCCTATCAATAAGTCCAGTATTGCCGGCTACGTCGCCGAAACCGGAAAGGTTTTGAATATTCCGGATGTTTATAATCTTCCGAATTCCTCCGAGTTTTCTTTCAATCGCAACTTTGATATTCTTTCCACTTATCATACCAAGTCTATGCTCGTAGTCCCGATGAAGGGCCATAGAGGAGATGTGGTAGGAGTACTTCAGCTCATCAATCGAAAGAGAAATTTTAGTCAAAAGCTGACAGTAGAACAGATGAAGGGTGAGGAGATCCAACCTTTCGACGATTATTCCGCTCAGTTAGTTCTTGGAGTGGCGGGACAGGCTGCAGTTGCCATCCAAAATAATTATCTGTTACGAGAGATAGAGACCTTATTCGAAGGATTTGTTACAGCATCCGTAAATGCGATCGAAGCAAGGGACCCTACCACGAGTGGTCACTCTTTCCGAGTTGCCCAACTCACAGTCGGCTTAGCGGAGACTTTAGACTCTGTGAGCGATGGAAAATACAGAGATACAAAATTCAGTAAGGAACAAATAAAAGAAATTCGTTACGCTTCTCTTCTTCATGATTTTGGAAAAGTAGGCGTGAGAGAAAAAGTCTTAGTCAAGGCCAAGAAACTCGAGGATTTGGAAATCGATCTGATCGATTGGAGATTTCGCTATTTACGAAAGGATTTCGAATCCAAATTAAATATCAGAAAAATAGAATATTTAAAGAAGCACGGTTCCTTGGGCTATTCGGAGTTTGAAAAGGCTATCGAATTCGAATATGCAGAAGAATGTAAGCGCTTGAATTCTATGTTCCAAATCATCGCCCAGAGCAACGAGCCTTCTATTTTAGAGGAAGCGAATTCTCAGTTTCTAGAAGATATTGCAAAGATGCAATACGTTACGACAGAAGGGGAGAGTGTGGAGCTAATCTCTCCTTATGAATTCAGTTTCTTGACGATCAGAAAAGGTTCTTTGGACTTCGATGAGAGAAAGGAAATCGAATCTCATGTGGAGCATACATTTCAGTTCTTAAGCAAGATCCCATGGACGAACGATTTGAAAATGGTCCCGAGCATTGCGCATGCACACCACGAAAAATTAAATGGGACAGGATATCCTAGAGGACTGGCCGGAGAAGATATACCAGTTCAATCCAGGATCATGACGATTGCGGATATATTCGATGCTCTCACAGACCAGGATCGTCCATATAAGAAGGCAGTTCCTTTAGATAGAGCCTTGGATATTTTAGAAATGGAAGCAAAAGAAAATCATTTAGACAAGGATCTTCTCAATGTCTTTATAGAGGCTAGAGTCTGGGAAAGACTCAATCATACTCAAATTAAATAA
- the flgE gene encoding flagellar hook protein FlgE: protein MMRSLYSGVSGLKNHQVRMDVIGNNISNVNTHGFKTERVTFQDMISQELRGASEPKENIGGVNPQQVGLGALIAAIDKIMTQGALQTTGKNTDVAMSGEGFFIVKDGDKQFYTRAGAFNLDKNGYYVNPANGLKVQGWNSRLDDKGNKYINSSASIEDIVIPVYSKEPARATSKVDFRSNLNSSVQAVPPDATQEEITAMINDPDPKARRGHVTTIKVFDDQGAEREFKMEFYKVRDNTWKARTSLTDATQLSVDVAATGGQNTQLPGLTELEFGFTPDGKIVYVSDGTDVMNTGKLNAKVSFKLPGNPQTQSFDLSLGEAGMVDGITQFSSDFTTKAVKQDGYTMGYLESFSIDNSGTVTGVYSNGIKQPLARIATAVFNNPAGLDKAGDTMFAFSNNSGEPLIGEAGIAGRGKINAGLLEMSNVDLSDQFTDMIVTQRGFQANSRTITTTDQMLQEVLGLKR from the coding sequence TTATTCAGGAGTATCCGGTTTAAAAAACCATCAAGTTCGGATGGATGTGATCGGTAACAATATTTCAAACGTGAACACTCACGGTTTTAAAACGGAGCGTGTGACTTTTCAAGACATGATCTCCCAAGAGCTGAGAGGAGCTTCTGAGCCGAAAGAAAATATCGGAGGGGTGAACCCGCAACAAGTGGGTCTCGGAGCCTTGATTGCAGCGATCGATAAGATCATGACCCAAGGTGCTCTTCAAACTACAGGTAAGAATACCGACGTAGCAATGTCCGGAGAAGGATTCTTTATCGTAAAAGATGGGGACAAACAGTTCTATACAAGAGCGGGCGCTTTTAACTTGGATAAGAACGGATATTATGTAAACCCTGCAAACGGGCTTAAGGTCCAAGGTTGGAATTCTCGTTTAGATGATAAAGGGAATAAATACATCAACTCTTCCGCTTCTATCGAAGACATTGTCATTCCAGTATATTCTAAAGAACCTGCAAGAGCGACTTCTAAAGTGGATTTCAGATCCAACTTGAATTCTTCTGTGCAAGCTGTTCCGCCTGACGCGACTCAAGAAGAGATCACTGCAATGATCAATGATCCGGATCCTAAGGCAAGAAGAGGACATGTTACTACAATTAAAGTATTCGATGACCAAGGTGCTGAGAGAGAATTCAAAATGGAATTCTATAAGGTCCGCGATAACACTTGGAAGGCGAGAACCTCTTTAACTGATGCAACTCAACTTTCTGTTGACGTAGCTGCAACTGGTGGACAAAACACTCAACTCCCAGGACTGACTGAGCTTGAGTTCGGATTCACTCCTGACGGTAAGATCGTATATGTTTCCGACGGAACAGATGTGATGAACACCGGTAAATTGAACGCAAAGGTTTCTTTCAAACTTCCTGGAAACCCACAAACTCAAAGCTTCGACCTTTCTTTGGGAGAAGCAGGAATGGTAGACGGGATCACTCAGTTCTCTTCTGATTTCACTACGAAAGCAGTGAAGCAAGACGGATATACTATGGGATATCTTGAGTCTTTCTCCATCGATAATTCAGGAACCGTTACTGGGGTTTACTCTAACGGAATCAAGCAACCTCTCGCAAGAATTGCAACTGCAGTATTCAATAACCCGGCAGGTTTGGACAAAGCTGGAGATACAATGTTCGCTTTCTCGAATAACTCTGGAGAGCCTTTGATCGGAGAGGCTGGCATTGCAGGTAGAGGTAAGATTAACGCAGGTCTATTAGAAATGTCGAATGTGGACCTATCCGATCAGTTTACTGACATGATCGTTACTCAAAGAGGTTTCCAAGCAAACTCGAGAACGATCACTACCACCGACCAGATGCTCCAAGAGGTGTTAGGATTAAAACGTTAA
- a CDS encoding patatin-like phospholipase family protein, which produces MREKKKKTTAKTKHEGKNIRFGSVFSSNQELFRDWEKEETDSFAGLFEYKTVSSGAILLPAERSSEWFYFLLEGNCEEFTKASSGEELMIRRLGPNSHFGEAGFFHWKEGKFGVRAETDCKLLRISSKHWKKWEAEHPETSKRWKERLETKRFFRMASYEPSHKELLAFISNIELLFHIDHRKIGELLPYLRWLYVPGGERLMLQGEPGNSLFVILSGRFRYTVADEQGNITGEGEFAKGDIIGEMSLLTGEPRSASVYAVRSSQVIQISRNGFRKFISDSPEALFHVTETIARRLGQRNKESYRFSRKVHTIALVPVTEGFPLRHFSNELSKSLKSFGSTLSVNEEKLSKSLKEKKIYQKNGIRFGIPDILSWFGELEKEYDNVVFEVDPSGDPLWTEASLRQADRILLLTETGRPILKNSYSWNLIQGESLSETMKESLVYLEDSFTRWEELETLLHELPGQKLILRKNRAGEFDRIARRLEGKSVGIALAGGGAKGFAHLGFLRSLSEAGVPIDIIGGTSAGSIMAGLFAMGYGFDECIRLIKEVWIEAKLTRDYTLPFVSILRGARYSKAIKEFFGNRKIETLWIPFLAVACDLTNSKPKVFEEGEVWKAIRASTSIPGIFPPFYSDGSLYVDGGLWDNLPGTLVRRKGADVLFSVDLGAGSQPNKDQTYGQLVESRFPGEAPSALKLLGNQFMKKEQRYSYPHIGELFMRSMLLSSRNNLIKTKENSDIFVELPVRDFSTFDWDEYKTLYELGYEHSQKFVKDWAKIIKDKVYSEKRKN; this is translated from the coding sequence GTGAGAGAAAAAAAGAAGAAGACCACAGCAAAGACCAAGCATGAAGGGAAGAATATCCGGTTTGGATCTGTATTCTCGTCCAATCAGGAATTGTTCCGAGATTGGGAGAAGGAGGAAACCGATTCCTTTGCCGGACTTTTCGAGTACAAAACCGTAAGCTCTGGTGCAATTCTCCTTCCTGCCGAAAGGTCTTCCGAGTGGTTCTATTTTCTTTTAGAGGGCAACTGCGAAGAATTTACTAAGGCTTCTTCCGGAGAGGAGTTGATGATCCGTCGACTAGGTCCTAATTCTCATTTTGGAGAAGCGGGATTTTTTCATTGGAAGGAAGGAAAGTTCGGAGTAAGAGCAGAGACCGACTGCAAACTTTTACGAATCAGTTCTAAGCACTGGAAGAAATGGGAAGCAGAACATCCCGAAACTTCTAAGCGTTGGAAGGAAAGATTAGAAACGAAACGATTTTTCAGAATGGCCTCGTATGAGCCGAGCCATAAAGAACTCTTAGCATTTATTTCCAACATAGAGCTGCTCTTTCATATAGATCATAGAAAGATAGGCGAATTACTTCCTTACTTGAGATGGTTGTACGTTCCGGGTGGAGAAAGGCTTATGCTCCAGGGAGAGCCGGGAAATTCACTTTTTGTAATATTATCCGGACGATTTAGATACACTGTTGCGGACGAACAAGGAAATATCACTGGAGAAGGAGAGTTTGCGAAAGGGGATATCATCGGAGAAATGTCCTTACTTACTGGAGAGCCTCGATCCGCTTCCGTATATGCAGTGCGTTCTTCTCAGGTGATCCAGATCTCTCGAAATGGATTTAGAAAGTTTATTTCAGATTCTCCGGAAGCACTCTTTCATGTGACTGAGACAATTGCTAGACGATTGGGACAGAGAAATAAGGAATCCTATCGCTTCAGTAGAAAAGTCCATACGATCGCTTTGGTTCCGGTTACGGAAGGGTTTCCTCTTCGTCATTTTTCTAATGAACTTTCCAAGTCCTTAAAATCGTTCGGTTCTACACTTTCCGTAAACGAAGAGAAACTTTCCAAATCTTTAAAAGAGAAAAAGATATATCAGAAAAACGGAATTCGATTTGGGATACCGGATATCCTTTCTTGGTTCGGAGAATTGGAGAAGGAATATGATAATGTGGTATTCGAAGTGGATCCTTCAGGAGATCCTCTTTGGACCGAAGCGAGTCTTAGACAAGCGGATCGTATCCTTCTACTTACAGAAACGGGGCGACCTATTTTAAAAAACTCTTATTCTTGGAATTTGATCCAAGGAGAGAGCCTGAGCGAAACCATGAAAGAATCCTTAGTATATTTAGAGGATTCTTTTACTCGTTGGGAAGAATTAGAGACACTCCTTCACGAATTGCCCGGCCAAAAACTGATCTTGAGAAAGAACAGAGCCGGAGAATTCGATCGGATCGCAAGAAGATTGGAAGGTAAATCCGTCGGGATCGCGCTTGCAGGAGGAGGTGCCAAGGGCTTTGCGCATTTAGGATTTCTTAGGTCTCTTTCGGAAGCCGGTGTCCCGATCGATATTATCGGAGGAACAAGTGCCGGTTCCATCATGGCGGGATTATTCGCTATGGGTTATGGATTCGATGAATGCATTCGTTTGATCAAAGAGGTTTGGATAGAAGCAAAACTTACCAGAGACTATACTCTTCCTTTTGTTTCTATTTTGAGAGGAGCGAGATATTCCAAAGCAATCAAAGAATTTTTCGGAAATAGAAAGATAGAAACATTATGGATCCCATTCTTAGCAGTTGCCTGCGATCTTACGAATTCCAAACCTAAGGTATTCGAGGAAGGAGAAGTTTGGAAGGCGATTCGTGCGAGTACTTCCATTCCTGGTATCTTTCCTCCTTTTTATTCCGACGGTTCCTTGTATGTTGACGGAGGACTTTGGGACAATCTTCCCGGCACCTTGGTGAGAAGAAAGGGAGCCGATGTACTTTTCTCCGTAGATTTGGGAGCAGGTTCCCAGCCGAACAAGGACCAAACCTACGGACAACTTGTAGAGTCCAGATTTCCGGGAGAAGCGCCTTCTGCCTTAAAGCTTTTAGGAAATCAGTTTATGAAAAAGGAACAAAGGTATTCCTATCCGCATATCGGAGAATTGTTCATGAGATCCATGTTATTGTCTAGTCGAAACAACCTTATAAAAACCAAGGAGAATTCGGATATATTCGTAGAATTGCCTGTTAGAGATTTTTCTACATTCGACTGGGATGAATACAAAACATTGTACGAGTTAGGCTACGAGCATTCTCAGAAATTCGTGAAGGATTGGGCCAAAATCATTAAGGACAAAGTATATTCCGAAAAAAGGAAGAATTAG
- the murD gene encoding UDP-N-acetylmuramoyl-L-alanine--D-glutamate ligase: protein MKNFPTSLLGQRVLVLGGGVSGKAALRLLKERQAIPVLCNSEPISDSSVEYVREDIPLSDLLPLSLIVKSPGISPTHSILVQAEALAIPIVSEVELARAFYSGRLIGVTGTDGKSTTTSLTCHLASNDFPGATAGGNIGLAFSDFCLKPIPLTVLELSSYQLEDSGPLELNVSVILNLASDHLERHKSLDNYFAAKARIVDSRNPKHTLVTSSKLFKERIQRFDWRCSILTFGREEGNDAQILDEHQSIQTNKAKYNVSSFPLPGGHNLENLAASILAAEAIGAKSENIQKLIGTFQGLPHRFQNAGKAAGISFINDSKSTNLHSMLAGLSTWRDKKGTFLILGGRPKAEPLEPLKEFLSSGIGWVLLIGEAREKWASEISPILGSHLILAENLEEGFSQIKTAVRSGRARVSSVVFSPACASFDLYKNFEERGDHFLRLVGAWAKEEP, encoded by the coding sequence ATGAAGAATTTTCCGACTTCCCTGTTAGGCCAAAGAGTCCTGGTTCTAGGAGGGGGAGTTTCCGGCAAGGCAGCTCTCCGACTCTTGAAAGAAAGACAGGCGATTCCTGTTCTATGTAACTCGGAACCGATCTCCGATTCGTCAGTAGAGTATGTTCGAGAAGATATTCCTCTCTCTGATCTACTTCCTCTTTCTCTAATAGTGAAGAGCCCAGGAATTTCTCCCACTCATTCTATTTTAGTACAAGCAGAAGCTCTCGCAATCCCTATCGTTTCCGAAGTGGAATTGGCAAGAGCGTTCTACTCCGGAAGACTCATTGGAGTCACCGGGACTGATGGAAAGTCCACAACGACTTCTTTAACTTGTCATTTGGCTTCGAACGATTTTCCGGGAGCGACTGCCGGAGGAAATATAGGACTCGCGTTCAGTGATTTCTGTCTGAAGCCGATCCCGCTTACCGTTCTTGAACTCTCAAGCTATCAGTTGGAAGATTCTGGACCTTTAGAACTTAATGTATCTGTAATATTAAATCTGGCCTCCGATCATTTAGAAAGGCATAAGTCTCTGGACAATTATTTCGCCGCCAAGGCGAGGATCGTGGATTCACGAAATCCGAAACATACATTGGTAACTAGTTCAAAATTATTTAAAGAAAGGATCCAAAGATTCGATTGGCGATGCAGCATTCTCACCTTCGGGAGAGAAGAAGGGAACGACGCTCAGATTTTGGACGAACACCAAAGCATACAAACCAATAAGGCAAAGTATAATGTTTCTTCCTTTCCTCTTCCGGGAGGACATAACCTGGAGAACCTCGCGGCATCTATTCTGGCGGCGGAAGCCATTGGAGCAAAATCCGAAAATATCCAAAAATTGATCGGAACCTTCCAAGGTCTTCCTCATCGCTTTCAAAATGCGGGGAAGGCAGCAGGGATCTCCTTTATAAACGATTCCAAATCCACAAACCTGCACAGTATGCTCGCCGGACTAAGTACTTGGAGAGATAAGAAAGGCACCTTCTTAATCCTGGGAGGAAGGCCCAAAGCAGAGCCTTTAGAGCCTTTAAAAGAATTCCTTTCCTCCGGAATTGGCTGGGTTTTGTTGATCGGAGAGGCAAGAGAAAAGTGGGCGTCCGAAATCTCTCCCATCTTAGGCTCTCATTTGATCTTGGCCGAAAATTTAGAAGAAGGCTTTTCTCAGATCAAAACTGCAGTTCGTTCCGGAAGGGCAAGAGTATCTTCCGTAGTCTTCTCCCCAGCTTGTGCGAGCTTCGATCTATACAAAAATTTCGAAGAGAGAGGGGATCATTTCTTAAGATTGGTTGGGGCCTGGGCCAAAGAAGAGCCCTAA